The nucleotide sequence CCAGGTGTTTCTGATGATGTACCTCTCGCGCTGGCTGCGCCGCTCCAATGCGGCCACCGGGGCCGAGTGGCTGGCTACACGCTTCGGCAATTCGGGGCCGGGCGTGGGGGCTTCGCACAAAGTGGTTATTGCGTTTGCGCTGCTAAGCTGCCTGGGATTTCTGGCGTACGGCTTTGTGGGACTCGGCAAGTTCATTGAAATCTTCGTGCCTTGGGAAATGGTGCAGGGCTACGTGCCTTTCAGCGTGGCGCCGCAGTACGTGCCGCACGTGTACGGCATCATCTTCACGCTGTTCGCCATGTTTTACTCTATTCTGGGGGGCATGCACAGCATCGTGCTCGGCGACATGATCAAGTACGCCATCATGACGGTGGCTTGCGTGGCCATCTTCGTTATTGCGTGGCAGAATTTGCAGGGCAGAACTCTGAACGTGCCAGCGGGCTGGGACACCCCGTTTTTTGGCTCCAAGCTGGAGTTGAACTGGACGGGCATCATCGACGAGGTTAATCAGAAAATCAAGTCGGATGGCTATTCTCTGTTTGGTATCTTCTTCATGATGATGGTTTTCAAGGGCATCTTCGCGTCGTTGGCGGGGCCCGCGCCGAACTACGACATGCAGAAAATCCTCTCGACCCGCTCGCCGGAGGAAGCCAGCAAGATGAGTGGGTTCGTGTCCATAGTGCTGCTGCCTGTTCGCTACGCGCTGGTGATTGGCCTGACGGTGCTGGGCTTGCTCTACTACAACCAGATGAACATTGTGGGGCCGGAAGGCACCACCGACTTCGAGCGGATTCTGCCGGTGGCCATCAATAATTTCCTGCCCACTGGTTTGCTGGGCTTGGTGCTGACGGGGTTGCTGGGCGCTTTCATGGGCACGTTCAGCGGAACCGTAAACGCGGCCCAAGCCTACATCGTCAACGACATCTACCTCAAGTATATCAACCCGAATGCACCCACCCGCACCATTATTTCGCTGAACTACGTGGTAGGGGTGGTAGTGGTGGCCGTAGGCGTGCTGCTAGGCTTCCTGGCCAAAGACGTGAACAGCGTTTTGCAGTGGATTGTGTCGGCGCTGTACGGCGGCTACATTGCTTCCAACGTGCTGAAGTGGCATTGGTGGCGGTTCAATGCTACCGGCTTTTTCTGGGGTATGCTCACCGGCATCGTGTCGGCTCTGATTTTCACGCGCTTTTTCGAGGGCATCGAGTTTCTCTATTACTTCCCCGTGCTGTTCCTGCTGTCGTTGGCAGGCTCGGTCATCGGGACGTACGCTGCGCCACCCACTGAGGAAACCGTGCTGAAGGCATTCTACAAAAACGTGCGGCCCTG is from Hymenobacter tibetensis and encodes:
- a CDS encoding sodium:solute symporter family protein; the protein is MKLRLLDVLIIVAYLLTTVFIGLWYRKKARENKDSYLMGGKSLAWYKLGLSDASDMFDISGTMWMVSLCFVYGLKSIWIPWLWPVFNQVFLMMYLSRWLRRSNAATGAEWLATRFGNSGPGVGASHKVVIAFALLSCLGFLAYGFVGLGKFIEIFVPWEMVQGYVPFSVAPQYVPHVYGIIFTLFAMFYSILGGMHSIVLGDMIKYAIMTVACVAIFVIAWQNLQGRTLNVPAGWDTPFFGSKLELNWTGIIDEVNQKIKSDGYSLFGIFFMMMVFKGIFASLAGPAPNYDMQKILSTRSPEEASKMSGFVSIVLLPVRYALVIGLTVLGLLYYNQMNIVGPEGTTDFERILPVAINNFLPTGLLGLVLTGLLGAFMGTFSGTVNAAQAYIVNDIYLKYINPNAPTRTIISLNYVVGVVVVAVGVLLGFLAKDVNSVLQWIVSALYGGYIASNVLKWHWWRFNATGFFWGMLTGIVSALIFTRFFEGIEFLYYFPVLFLLSLAGSVIGTYAAPPTEETVLKAFYKNVRPWGFWGPINALVVAEDPSFQPNRNFRLNMFNVVLGIIAQLCLTVLPMYLLLMQKLPLLLTVLALAVIIFILKKTWWNKLADY